One window of Thiomicrorhabdus lithotrophica genomic DNA carries:
- a CDS encoding YgaP family membrane protein — MNVGTLDRIIRIILGLAFIALAYTGMIGTWGYIGIIPLATGLLKWCPLYTLLGVQTCPLHETVKRD; from the coding sequence ATGAACGTAGGCACACTAGACAGAATCATTCGTATCATTTTAGGCCTAGCATTTATTGCCCTTGCTTACACAGGCATGATTGGCACTTGGGGTTATATTGGAATAATCCCTCTTGCAACAGGATTATTGAAATGGTGCCCTTTATACACCTTACTCGGTGTTCAAACTTGTCCATTACATGAAACCGTTAAGCGCGATTAA
- a CDS encoding EAL domain-containing protein: MVQATLQTVHSLKIDTIAKGIEKIAQFTVLKSLECDGTQGYWDSKPFSFNHLVRFITKKHN; the protein is encoded by the coding sequence ATTGTTCAAGCAACCCTACAGACCGTACACAGCTTAAAGATTGATACCATAGCTAAAGGGATTGAAAAAATTGCACAATTTACCGTTTTAAAATCGTTAGAATGTGATGGAACACAAGGCTACTGGGATAGTAAGCCATTCTCTTTCAACCATCTAGTTCGCTTCATTACAAAAAAACATAATTAA